AACATGGCCGTAATGATCGTTGTATTGTTTGAAGTGATCGATATCGAGCATCAGCAGGGCAAGCGGGGCCTTCTCCCGGGCCGCCCGGCCCAGTTCACGTTGCAGCAATTCGCCGAAATAACGCCGATTGAAGAGTTTGGTCAGTTCATCGGTGCGTGACTGGACAATCAGCTGCTCGTTCAGATTCTCAATTTCATTCAGCATGAGGTTGGCGGCGCGCGTCATTTCCCTGATTTCATAAGCGCCTTTGACTTTAAGCCGCTCATGAACGGTTCTTTGCTGCGCAAAGGTTGAAAATCGTTCCGCCAGATATGATGTCGGCCGCACCACCACGCGATGAACCATGAGAACATTAAGCAGAATAACCAGAAGTCCGATCGCTAAGACAATTAACAGGGTGTGTCGAAAAACCTGCCGGATCTTTTGATCCAGTGAGCGTTTGATTTCAGTGTGAAAAAATATCCGGTTTTTTCGGTCACTGTCGAGGATTGATATGTCAAGCAGTGCTTTTGAGTCGTTGACGAAGTAGACCTTTTCACAAAACTCACCGAAGCTTTCTTCTGGAAGACATTCGAATCCTGATATGTTTTCCGAAGCTTTTAGCTTAAGCGGTTTGCCGATAATCCGGCTGATTTTTTGTACGAACGCCCTGTCAATCAATTTGATCAAGAGTAGGTAGCCATCGACGTATTCAGGCTGGCCGGCCAGGCTGATTGGATGAATCACCGCCCAGAAATTCAGTTTTGCTTCCGGGTTGAAGAGCAGAATTCGGTGAACTTCTTGGCGGAGGGAGTCTGTAAACAGATCTTTTTTGGCCTGTACCTGTGAGACAATCTCCTGAAATTCTGTTTGGGTTTCTTTCTTGATATTGGGGTAGGAAAAATGGCTGCTGAAGTTTGTATCGAGAAAAAGGATTCCATCGATCTCGACATTGTTTAGATAGTTCTGACTGAGATTTTCCCTGATAAAGTCAAGATTGCCATTCTGCATAAAGATGTAGGTTTTGTCCCGCTCACCCCAGTCTTTTGCCAGCGTGACAAGTCGGTCGATTTCATTTTGAATGGTACGGATGATCAGCCTGTTTTCGGTTTTGAGGGTTTCCTTTTCGGTCTGATCCAGAACGGAAAAAGCCTGGTATTTCAGGCCGCTGTAAATGGCTAAGCCGGCAATGGAAAAGATTAATAGCAGATGCAGGAAGAAGAGGTTTTTGATCCGCATTTTCATTTTTCTTTGCTCCTAAACAATCCCCCCCATCTTTGGAATTTATCTTTTGTTTGGAATTGTCGGAGATTTACTTATTCTGCTAAAAAAGGCCACATCTCCATTGATGCAGCCTCTATTCCAGAGAGTAAAAATCAAACATAATGATTAAGATAATATTGTTTTAATAATTTTTTGTCAATGCTTGCTGCTGATGGTTTTACCCTGCGCTGTATTTTTCATTTCGTTCAGGGCAAAACTGGCAAGATTTTTGGTGAAGAACGATTTCTTTTTGCAACTGATTTCAGTACACTCACAGTCCATTCAGGCGGCGGTTTTGACTGCCGACTGAAAATTTTTACGGAATGGGGTTTGTCACCATGATTATCGGTTTTGCCGGAAAAGCGGCCTCGGGAAAGACCACCGCAGCGAAATTTCTATTGCAACAGCAGGGGCTCGTTATTGAGGTTCTGCCCATGGCCCGGGCTTTGCGGGATGAGGTGGAGGATTTTATCCGTCAGGTCGGAGCGGCGGATAAAGTGCCGCTGGTTTATGGTGATCAGGCCGACAAGGTGCGGATTTTTTATATCGACCAAGCCCGGGCAGGCAAATGCTGTCCGCAGTGGGATGATTTTATTCAGGTCAATGCGGATATTCAGGATCGGCCCGGCTGCTCCGCCGTGACGGTCAGACGCCTTCTGCAATGGTGGGGCACGGAGTATCGTCGCGCCCAGGACCCGGATTACTGGACCAAGGCCTGGGAGCGGAATCTGGCAAAATACGATCTAACCACAACGCATATCCTGGTGGATGATGTGCGGTTCGGCAATGAGTTGGCGGTCATCAGCAAGCACGGCGGGGTTTTTGTGCGGATCGAGCGCCCCGGATTCCATGGCGCCAATGATCACAGCAGCGAAAATTCCCTGGATCACGTACAGGACTGGGATCTGGTGATTCACAATGATGGCAGCCTGGCCGAATTCAAAGAACAGATCACCGCACAGGTCTTGCCCCTGTTTCAATTTTAATCAGCGTTTACCGACCGGGGCCAGGTAGACGGTAAATTCGTCCTTGCCGTCGATGCCCAGCAGTTGGTCCATCAACTCCTGATGATACGCCGCCACCGCACAGGTTCCGCAGCCGATCGCTTCGCAAGCCAGGTAGAGGTTCTGGCAGACATGGCCGGCATCAAGCAGAATAACTTTGTGGGCCGAGGTATGATAACGCCATTCCGTGCGATAGGGGAGCACGGTCCAGGCAAACACCACCGGGGCTGCGGCGATAAAGGTTTGCCCCAGTGTTGCCGGGGTGATTTTTCCCATCAGATCTGGATCGGTCGTTTCCTGAACCAGTGCATGTTCCAGCGGCAGATAGCGATAAACCCCGGCTGTCAACCCTGCGACCCGGGTCACCAGCAGATAGGTTTCAAAAGGGTGCCGACAGCCGGCCGATGGCACGGTGCGCTGGGCGCTTCCCGGGCTCAGCTCCTTTTTGATGCCCTGGCTCATCCAGAGCAGGAAGGCCAATTCCGCCAAGGTCAATTCCTGCGCCGCGAACCGTCGCAGGCTCTGGCGGTTGATAATGGCATCGAGCAAGTCGGTGCCGCGGAATTTTTCCCAGGCTTCCGCGCCGGGCAGCTCAATCAACTGTTGATCTTTTTCAATAGGTTTCTGCAGGGATGGAACCGACACCCCGCGGTTTTGATCCGTGCGCCGGAAATCGATGGTGCGGCGTAACGAGTCCTTGAGAAAATCCCGATGCTTTTTGATCTGTCTTTTATCCATGTACCAGTCCTTCCAGATATTTTGGCCACATACTAACCGATCTTTGCAGCAGTTCCAGCAATAAATTTCTGAAAAACGTCATGAACCAGATGCTGCCCAGATTTCGCTCCTGGCGGCGGATTGGCGAGGTTTGCCGACGTTGTCCGGCAGTGGCGGAAATTCTACCGCGGCGCGTTGTGGAAAATGTTTTTTCAGGCTACCCTTTCAGGATAAGAACAGTTCCTCCGTTTGCCATGACGGCATCGGTAACTGACTGTGGCGCAGCGAATTTCTTCCTACAAGGAGGTCCCTATGGAATCGTTTATTCCCTCTTATACTCCTCCCGATTTTACCCAGCCTGGCCTCAGCGATGCTCCCTCGGCCCGGTTTGAGCCGGCTCCGCAGGACGGGGTTGTCCCCGCGCAGTATCATGGCACCTCCAACCATCCGGAATATGTTCATCTGGGCGAGGGGCGTTGGCTGCTGGCGCCGGAA
The Pelobacter seleniigenes DSM 18267 DNA segment above includes these coding regions:
- a CDS encoding sensor domain-containing diguanylate cyclase, whose translation is MKMRIKNLFFLHLLLIFSIAGLAIYSGLKYQAFSVLDQTEKETLKTENRLIIRTIQNEIDRLVTLAKDWGERDKTYIFMQNGNLDFIRENLSQNYLNNVEIDGILFLDTNFSSHFSYPNIKKETQTEFQEIVSQVQAKKDLFTDSLRQEVHRILLFNPEAKLNFWAVIHPISLAGQPEYVDGYLLLIKLIDRAFVQKISRIIGKPLKLKASENISGFECLPEESFGEFCEKVYFVNDSKALLDISILDSDRKNRIFFHTEIKRSLDQKIRQVFRHTLLIVLAIGLLVILLNVLMVHRVVVRPTSYLAERFSTFAQQRTVHERLKVKGAYEIREMTRAANLMLNEIENLNEQLIVQSRTDELTKLFNRRYFGELLQRELGRAAREKAPLALLMLDIDHFKQYNDHYGHVAGDKCLKRVATILRKTLQRSNDIVARFGGEEFILLLSNTNLVQMEQLVNNLGNRIKQAALPHDFSQAANYVTCSIGGVSLIPTPETTERTLILRADALLYQAKENGRNRAVLSDSLGT
- a CDS encoding SagB/ThcOx family dehydrogenase codes for the protein MDKRQIKKHRDFLKDSLRRTIDFRRTDQNRGVSVPSLQKPIEKDQQLIELPGAEAWEKFRGTDLLDAIINRQSLRRFAAQELTLAELAFLLWMSQGIKKELSPGSAQRTVPSAGCRHPFETYLLVTRVAGLTAGVYRYLPLEHALVQETTDPDLMGKITPATLGQTFIAAAPVVFAWTVLPYRTEWRYHTSAHKVILLDAGHVCQNLYLACEAIGCGTCAVAAYHQELMDQLLGIDGKDEFTVYLAPVGKR